A window of the Narcine bancroftii isolate sNarBan1 chromosome 4, sNarBan1.hap1, whole genome shotgun sequence genome harbors these coding sequences:
- the LOC138760219 gene encoding histone H2B-like: MRFAVKYQQLRGVVRAKKRMSFKRKSRYSSYIFRVLKQVHPEHGSVGIVRMNSLEQIATEAARLSLCSKRRTITSQEIGNALHHLPPGQ, translated from the exons ATGAGGTTTGCTGTAAAATACCAACAATTGCGTGGTGTGGTCAGAGCTAAGAAGAGGATGAGTTTCAAGCGGAAAAGCCGATACTCCTCCTATATCTTCAGGGTGCTGAAGCAG GTGCACCCAGAACATGGTTCTGTTGGTATTGTACGGATGAACTCTCTGGAGCAGATAGCAACCGAGGCAGCCAGGTTGTCCCTCTGCAGCAAGAGACGCACCATCACCAGCCAAGAAATTGGCAATGCTCTCCACCACCTTCCTCCTGGGCAGTGA